One window of Vitis riparia cultivar Riparia Gloire de Montpellier isolate 1030 chromosome 5, EGFV_Vit.rip_1.0, whole genome shotgun sequence genomic DNA carries:
- the LOC117915005 gene encoding small ubiquitin-related modifier 2-like: MPQPAKRPLDQSTIEVKVKSQDGRQLYFRINRSTPLQRLLVAYCQRINLDYKTMQFVYNGNRVTAKQTPEQLGMEDGEEIDALTHQMGGGCRAF, encoded by the exons ATGCCTCAACCAGCCAAGAGGCCCCTGGATCAGTCCACTATCGAAGTCAAAGTGAAGAGTCAG GACGGGCGTCAGCTGTATTTCAGGATCAATCGCTCTACCCCATTACAGAGGCTCTTGGTTGCGTATTGTCAGCGAATAAATCTTGATTACAAAACTATGCAGTTCGTCTACAATGGTAACCGTGTGACTGCAAAACAAACTCCCGAGCAA CTTGGTATGGAAGACGGCGAGGAAATTGATGCCTTGACGCACCAGATGGGAGGTGGTTGCAGGGCATTCTGA